The Bombus pascuorum chromosome 11, iyBomPasc1.1, whole genome shotgun sequence genome has a window encoding:
- the LOC132911726 gene encoding DE-cadherin produces the protein MSRQHASRHVIRAWARPPHLLLSFLLLYGALANATRLRHSRHLDARSQFPNEEEFQMQLNENHNHKPVFSNCSNYAPVVKEEEPVGTVVIKVHAEDRDHPDDGGTITYSFVTAPGEKLKFEINNRTGLIRTTQVLDRDEPAREKEAYLTVLATDNGRPQLDDVCTFKVTIEDVNDNGPVFDKVAYTESVPQDLPLGREVMRVSATDIDDGNNSVVYYSLLSRKPEDAVYFRIDRNTGVIFLNKTIDRNPDYKFSMTATAKDQGDVPKSNTIDLDIRVVESHKKAPAFLPRPAEPIRLQENFSDFDASIIRLKAVSNSGDNSGLLFELVPGRTEQTNKGNTFRLESNKDAADIKLSQHLDYESNTVYTLIVRVQNKYQLAAETVIDIEVLDVNDNIPVFRDLKKGRVLENEPPGVPVMQVRAIDADGTSAHNQVTYELDNFRDLFAIDKYTGNITTLTTFDRETEDTYNVKVIAMDNSPSALFKTGEHNKGQQVFRIEIADKNDNAPHFTQAVYTANSILENANINAPVTEVKANDLDTASPVTYSIIFGNTDDSFYIENTTGKIRVKKPLDYEKITEYNLTVRAFDGVYNDTAQVKIFIENVNDNPPVFEDFNKNPTIEEEKLVEGCITTVVAYDPDIKDRNADQHIAYFIVKEDQQPLIGIDKSGCMTLKKPLDRDGPLGYSMWTVIVMARDEDGSPTALRELVMVNITLIDINDNAPFLDMPYPVVWGENKPPDKITELKARDWDSDENGPPFQFEIDKNTADDEILAKFAIRDADLFARVEFDREERKSYDIPIAITDSGKPPMTGTSTLTVIIGDENDNAMSEGSSSIFVYNYKGEAPETNIGRVYVNDADDWDLPDKHFAWASTHEGFTLNPKDGMITLLPGISNDTFVLKFLVTEYSIRIPRHQVNAYVNVTVKELPEEAVARSGSVRFFGMTATEFVAPGESGVSKKDIFQERIANMLNTSVENVDVFTVLHSPHHNNNSLLDVRFSAHGSPYYAPEKLNTILAQHTEEIERELKTDILLVNIDECLIEKQHCNNTCRNYLNASTVPYPVYTNISTFVGVRAVVDPQCTCHVAEPIVCLNGGTPLADRCECPPGLEGPRCELLGIGFHGNGWAIMPPPGQACDDSHLGLEITPHIDNGLVFYFGPMTYSSKIRIQDFMALELQQGYAVLYMDYGSGTVKLDQPHIKLTDGERHRIDVYFTKNAIEMKVDNCGISACMSLTAPQGPNGFLNVNSPLQIGGTLTNLAKMASQLGWDYVPTDRGFVGCIRNMTFNGNTYNLGMPSLSRNADPGCDHGMAKAVSFGIDTNFLVAILVCIAILMILLFAVVVHRKKTDDLYKDMDDIRENIINYEDEGGGEVDTGYDLNVLRTIYDAPPIDSKIAPVGLQSRGPDEVPDICGFLDGKKESCDKDPDTNPFDDVRHYAYEGEGNSEGSLSSLASCTDDGDLKFNYLSNFGPRFRKLADMYGEEPSDEESDGVGERESESWC, from the exons ATGCAACTGAACGAAAACCACAATCACAAACCAGTGTTTTCGAATTGCTCGAATTACGCACCAGTAGTGAAAGAGGAGGAGCCAGTGGGCACGGTGGTGATTAAAGTACACGCAGAGGACAGAGACCATCCAGACGATGGAG GCACGATCACTTATAGTTTCGTGACAGCTCCTGGTGAGAAACTAAAATTCGAGATCAACAACAGAACCGGGTTGATCAGGACGACGCAGGTATTGGACAGGGATGAACCGGCTCGAGAAAAGGAAGCCTACCTGACCGTCCTTGCGACCGACAACGGAAGGCCACAACTCGATGACGTGTGCACGTTCAAAGTCACCATCGAGGACGTGAACGACAATGGGCCCGTTTTTGACAAAGTG GCGTATACCGAGTCGGTACCGCAAGATTTGCCCCTGGGACGAGAAGTGATGAGGGTATCCGCCACGGACATCGACGATGGCAACAACTCAGTGGTCTACTACAGCTTGTTGTCTAGAAAGCCCGAAGATGCAGTGTACTTTCGAATAGATCGCAACACGGGTGTGATATTTCTCAATAAAACCATCGAT AGGAATCCGGATTACAAGTTCAGCATGACCGCGACAGCTAAGGATCAAGGGGACGTTCCAAAATCGAACACGATCGATCTGGATATTCGAGTGGTGGAGTCTCACAAGAAGGCTCCAGCTTTCTTACCAAGACCTGCCGAGCCGATTCGATTGCAGGAAAATTTCAGCGACTTCGACGCGAGTATCATCCGACTAAAGGCCGTCTCGAACAGCGGAGACAACAGCGGTCTCTTGTTCGAGCTGGTTCCTGGTAGAACAGAGCAAACCAACAAAGGAAATACATTCAG ATTGGAGTCAAACAAGGATGCTGCCGACATCAAGCTCTCTCAGCATCTTGACTATGAGAGCAACACGGTTTACACGTTGATCGTGCGCGTGCAGAACAAGTATCAGCTGGCTGCCGAGACCGTGATCGATATCGAGGTGTTGGATGTCAACGACAACATTCCAGTGTTTCGAGATCTGAAGAAGGGTAGAGTACTCGAGAACGAGCCACCAGGCGTCCCGGTAATGCAAGTGCGTGCGATCGACGCTGATGGAACCTCCGCCCATAATCAG GTCACGTACGAATTGGATAACTTCCGGGATCTTTTCGCTATCGATAAGTATACCGGTAACATCACCACTCTGACCACGTTCGATAGAGAGACCGAAGACACGTACAACGTGAAGGTGATCGCCATGGACAATTCTCCCAGTGCGCTGTTCAAGACGGGGGAGCACAACAAAGGGCAGCAAGTGTTTCGCATCGAAATTGCGGATAAGAACGACAACGCTCCCCATTTCACGCAAGCTGTCTATACTGCGAATTCGATCCTGGAAAATGCTAATATCAACGCGCCGGTCACCGAAGTGAAGGCCAATGATTTGGACACTGCCAGTCCGGTTACCTACAGCATTATATTTGGCAATACGGACGATAGCTTTTACATCGAAAACACGACTGGAAAGATCCGCGTGAAGAAGCCATTGGATTACGAGAAGATCACGGAATACAATTTGACTGTGAGAGCTTTCGATGGCGTGTATAACGATACCGCTCAAGTGaagatttttattgaaaacgtCAATGACAATCCGCCGGTCTTTGAGgactttaataaaaatcctACTATCGAGGAAGAGAAGCTGGTGGAAG GTTGTATCACTACTGTGGTCGCTTACGATCCCGACATCAAGGACAGGAACGCTGATCAGCATATCGCGTACTTTATCGTAAAAGAAGACCAACAACCTCTCATAGGTATCGACAAATCTGGTTGCATGACCTTGAAGAAACCTCTCGATCGCGATGGCCCCTTGGGATACTCCATGTGGACG GTGATTGTTATGGCGCGAGACGAAGACGGCTCCCCGACCGCGCTACGAGAACTCGTAATGGTGAACATCACGTTAATCGATATAAACGACAACGCACCATTCCTCGACATGCCCTATCCCGTAGTATGGGGTGAAAACAAGCCTCCTGATAAGATCACAGAATTGAAAGCTCGCGACTGGGACTCGGACGAAAACGGACCTCCTTTCCAATTCGAAATAGACAAAAATACCGCTGACGACGAGATTCTAGCCAAATTTGCTATTCGAGACGCCGACCTGTTCGCTCGTGTCGAATTCGATcgagaagaacgaaagagTTACGACATCCCGATTGCTATCACGGATAGCGGAAAGCCACCCATGACGGGAACATCGACGTTGACCGTAATCATCGGCGACGAGAACGACAATGCTATGTCAGAAGGTTCCAGCTCTATATTTGTCTACAATTATAAAGGCGAAGCTCCAGAAACAAATATCGGACGAGTGTATGTAAACGACGCTGATGATTGGGACTTGCCAGACAAGCATTTTGCCTGGGCATCGACTCACGAAGGATTTACTTTAAATCCGAAGGACGGTATGATCACGTTGCTTCCAGGAATCTCAAACGATACGTTCGTCCTCAAGTTCCTAGTTACCGAGTACAGCATTCGCATTCCACGACATCAAGTGAACGCGTACGTAAACGTCACGGTGAAAGAGCTGCCTGAGGAAGCAGTTGCCAGGTCAGGTTCCGTGCGGTTCTTCGGCATGACAGCCACGGAATTCGTCGCTCCTGGTGAATCTGGCGTTAGTAAGAAGGACATATTTCAGGAGAGAATAGCGAATATGCTTAATACTTCGGTGGAGAACGTGGACGTGTTCACGGTGCTTCATTCGCCACATCACAATAACAACAGTTTATTGGATGTACGGTTCTCAGCACATGGTAGTCCTTATTATGCCCCTGAGAAACTGAATACGATCCTGGCGCAACACACGGAAGAGATCGAACGAGAACTAAAAACAGATATCTTGCTGGTGAATATCGACGAGTGCCTTATCGAAAAACAGCATTGTAACAATACTTGTCGTAATTATTTGAATGCAAGCACGGTCCCATATCCAGTTTATACAAATATCAGTACGTTCGTTGGAGTGCGAGCTGTGGTAGATCCACAGTGTACTTGTCATGTTGCTGAACCGATCGTTTGTCTGAATGGAGGCACACCGTTGGCAGATCGGTGCGAGTGTCCTCCGGGTCTCGAGGGGCCAAGGTGCGAGCTTCTTGGCATTGGTTTTCATGGCAACGGTTGGGCTATAATGCCGCCACCTGGTCAAGCTTGCGATGATTCTCATTTGG GTCTCGAGATAACGCCTCACATAGACAACGGTCTGGTATTTTACTTTGGTCCGATGACGTATAGTTCAAAGATCAGAATTCAAGACTTCATGGCCCTGGAGCTTCAACAGGGATACGCGGTTCTCTACATGGACTACGGATCTGGCACTGTGAAACTCGATCAACCGCACATTAAGCTCACTGACGGAGAAAGACATAGGATAGACGTTTACTTTACGAAGAAC GCGATCGAAATGAAAGTGGACAACTGTGGAATCTCCGCGTGTATGAGCTTAACCGCGCCGCAAGGACCGAACGGATTTTTGAACGTGAACAGCCCCTTGCAGATAGGTGGAACTCTGACCAATCTCGCGAAGATGGCTTCGCAACTAGGATGGGATTATGTACCTACCGACAGAGGATTCGTCGGATGCATACGCAACATGACCTTCAATGGAAAT ACGTACAATTTGGGTATGCCATCGCTATCTAGAAACGCGGATCCTGGCTGCGATCACGGAATGGCAAAAGCCGTATCCTTCGGGATCGACACTAACTTCCTTGTCGCGATCTTAGTTTGTATCGCGATTTTGATGATACTGTTGTTTGCGGTGGTGGTACACAGGAAAAAGACCGACGATCTCTATAAGGATATGGACGACATTAGAGAGAACATTATTAATTACGAGGACGAAGGAGGCGGCGAAGTCGACACGGGCTACGATTTGAACGTTCTTCGAACGATTTACGACGCACCGCCTATCGATTCGAAAATTGCGCCCGTTGGCTTGCAATCCAGAG GTCCCGACGAGGTGCCGGATATTTGCGGTTTCCTAGACGGCAAGAAAGAGAGCTGCGACAAGGATCCTGACACGAATCCGTTCGATGATGTCAGGCACTATGCGTACGAAGGAGAAGGCAATTCCGAGGGTTCTTTATCATCCTTGGCTTCAT GTACCGACGACGGAGATCTCAAGTTCAACTACTTGTCGAACTTTGGCCCAAGGTTCCGCAAATTAGCCGACATGTACGGAGAAGAACCCAGCGACGAAGAGAGCGACGGTGTCGGAGAACGGGAAAGCGAGAGTTGGTGTTGA